CAAGTTCCTCTGCTTTTATTTCCTTGTCATCTAAATAGTATTTAATTTGAATATTCACAGGAAGCTGCTTTTCTATGGTACCTTCATAATACAGTCCTTTATCTTTTATAAGCCCCATAGGCCACTTAATTTCGCTGCCATTAACCATTGGCTTCTCAAAACCTGATAAGTTTTTTATATCTTTATAGTTACCATAGTCTGTATAATAATCTTTATCATCACTGCCATAAATATGGTTAACAATTTTTATTTCTGCTGTACTTCCATCACTTTTTAAGGAAGCATATACTGTTTCATCTTTAGCTGTTTTTCCGTATACTACAGTACCTGAACTTACTATAGAAAACGCTAATAATGCACTAATAAGCTTTTTATTCATTTATGCTTTCACTCCCCATTTTTAAAGTTTTATATTTTTTAGGCCAGCCCATTGTAGTAGTTCTTATTAAAGAATCAAATATAACTAAGACGCCTGGAAGCAGTGTAAATACAAGTACCAAGCTTATAAGCGAACCTCTTCCAATCATAAGAGTAAGCTCCGCCGTTGTTCTTATTGTAGTAATGAAGGATATGCTGAAAGTTCCTGCTATCAGTATAAGTGCACTTGTAAGTACAGACCTTCCAGTATCTCCAATAGTCTTTACAGCTGCTTCCACAGGTGGCATTTGTTCCAGATTTTCTTTATATCTTGAAGTAAACAAAATTGCGTAATCCACTGTGGCCCCAAGTTGAATAGCTCCTATTATAATAAAGCTGATAAAATTTATTGTATTTCCTTGAAGATATGGTATGCTTAGGTTTATCCATATTCCAAGCTGTATAACAAAGATTAGCAGCAGAGGAATTGCTATAGATTTAAAGGTTATTAGAAGAATTAAACCTATAAGAAAAATAGATATAATATTTACTACTGAGAAATCCTTGGAAGTAACCTGCTGAAGATCCTTATAAACCACAGCCTGGCCTGTTAAATACCATTCATCATAATACTTGGCTGCTACATCACCTATTTCGTCCAAGGCTTTTGAAGCTTTTTCTCCTTCCACTCCTGTTAAGAGGTTTACAGCAAAATAAGTGTATTTATCTGATTCAAAAGCTTCTTTAGCTTCCTTTGGAATTATGGAATCTGGAAGATATTCATCAACCATAGAATAGAGTCCTTGTATAGTGTCTATACTATCCTTTGTTTTAAGTTGGTTTATAAGAGTATTTATCTTTACTTTATCTCCCTTAGGAACAATTAGAACAACTTCATTGCTCTTTCCAAACACTTCTTCAATTTTTCTATTGTGTACCGCAGATTTTGAATTCTCAGCTAATGTCTTTTCATTTGAATAATAATATTTAAGCTTTGACTGTCCTAAAAATACAGGTACAGTTAAAATAAGTGCTATAATAACAGCTACATTACGAAGTGCTGCAAGCTTTCTTGAGTTTTTATTAAAGTCAGGTAAAAATATCTTATGCTTATATTTATTAAATCTCTCATCAAGTTTCAAAATTAAAACAGGCATTAAAGTCATAACTGCTACAAGAC
The genomic region above belongs to Clostridium swellfunianum and contains:
- a CDS encoding efflux RND transporter permease subunit: MKRFAKFIVEHQKFIIMFYICAILFSLIGSRFVSIEYDLGSYLPSSMNSIKGKQKLEHEFSINGTASLMVKNSELYAVKELKDKIKELPGVEEVVWLDSIEDINKPAEFFDEKLTERFVRGEYSLFQIQFKEGNESISTRKALDKIDDMVKEEHYLGGPAAVSKDMMDTTSRELFLYSAAAFIIITIILVISSEAYYEPILFFITIGVATVLNMGTNMFFGKISSMTNSVSSILQLAVSMDYSIFLLHRFHEEKQSRDKKEAMINAIIKSFSSVSASAMTTVSGFLALVAMKYGIGRDMGIVLAKGVFFSLVAVMTLMPVLILKLDERFNKYKHKIFLPDFNKNSRKLAALRNVAVIIALILTVPVFLGQSKLKYYYSNEKTLAENSKSAVHNRKIEEVFGKSNEVVLIVPKGDKVKINTLINQLKTKDSIDTIQGLYSMVDEYLPDSIIPKEAKEAFESDKYTYFAVNLLTGVEGEKASKALDEIGDVAAKYYDEWYLTGQAVVYKDLQQVTSKDFSVVNIISIFLIGLILLITFKSIAIPLLLIFVIQLGIWINLSIPYLQGNTINFISFIIIGAIQLGATVDYAILFTSRYKENLEQMPPVEAAVKTIGDTGRSVLTSALILIAGTFSISFITTIRTTAELTLMIGRGSLISLVLVFTLLPGVLVIFDSLIRTTTMGWPKKYKTLKMGSESINE